The sequence AAGATAGACCCCCCTGAGAGACTGAGCTCCCCGCATGCCCCCCACCATTGCCCACGTAATCCCCACAGGGCAGCCCCCCAAGCTCCGTCCCCAGgcacctccctccttctctgggaCAGGCGTGCAGGTCCCGGAGAGGGAGCTGCCGGGATCTGCAGTGCTGAGCCCTGAAGCACGCGCTTCCCTCCAGGAAATGAGGACGGGCCAGAGGCCGCCCTGCGGAGCGCTCTGAGGATGAGGAAGGACCTTCTGCAGAGACTCTGGGTAGGCCACGTGGCCACAGGGAGCCTTGGCCCGAGCCCTCTGCAGCTGAGACTGCGGCCTGAGCTCAGAGCAAACACGGGCCAGTGGAGGTGGGGGCCCTTCTGGAACCCGTGCTGGTTCTGCCGTTTGCGACTTGGGGGCGGACAGCTGATGGGCCGTGAGCAGCCGAGGGGCGCCATCCCCGATCACGGActccagggagagaggagagctCACCTGTAGGCTGGGCTCTCACAGGGGGCTGTTAGCTGGAAAAAACTGCTCTGTTTGCACATGATCAGAGGTGGAAGTGCCGCGTGAAGGGTCCGGTTCCCCTGGAAGTGGGATTCCAAGATGACCAGGGCTTCGTCCAAACCAGAGGCACCCGCAGCAGGGAATGACCATGGGAAGGGGTGCGTTCGGGTCCAAACGATAGTTGTGATAAACTCACTGCTTTGTGGTGAAGTCGACCTGGAAGCATGCTGGAGAGACAGAATATCCTCTATAGGCTGGAAAAAGTCGTTCGGGGTCAATTTCTCCCGTGTGCACCAGGCAAGGGCCTTCTGGCGTTGCCTCCAGGGCCTGGCTCCAACTCCGACCCAGCTGCGCCCTGGGCCTACCATCTGATCATGCGcccgggtggggtgggagggagcctggTGCACGGGGGTAGCAGGTGGTCCTGGGGCCGCTCCCCCACCGCGGGGGCCACACGCCTGTGAGCTGGTGCTGTCGTGCCAGGCGGGGTGAGGGCCTGGGACACGCCAGCCCGCTCCGGCTGTCCCAGCTCCCTGCCTCCAAGCACGGGCTCTGCTTTGGCGTTACAGGAACAGCACCTCCTGGAAGAGGTCTCCCGGGCCCGCGCCTGGAGGGGGCCGGACGGAGGAGCCCGTGGGTCAGTGCTGCCCCCAGAGGTGCCCCCCGTGGGTGTCCACCCCGCTGTCTCCCCGGCCCCACCCACCCCGGACCCACGGCAGATCACCCAACACCCAGTAAGTCTTCCTCGCGGTGAATCTGGGGGGCAGAACCAATGCAGGGAGGGTGCCACGCCCCCAGAGACCTCTCACCTAAGCAGGGATGGCGGTGTCTCCACACCTCCGTCTCTCGCCTCTTTCAGCACCTTAGGGAAGTGCGCGGAAGGGGCCGTGGGCTGAGCGGCGGCCGTGCCTGCATTCCGTGTCTGGCTCTGTCGGGGCtaatgtgtgtcatcaggcctcACAGGTGCCCTGAGAActggctgggggtagggggtgcTTATCTCATTACAGGTGAGAGGCTGGGGTCCCAGCTCCGCCCCACGTCCTAACCTTTGCGCTAGGAGCAGAAGTATTAGGAGGTTTCAGTATCAGGAGGGCCTGAATTTGGGGAAGAAGTGTGTCAGCTCCTTTCCCAAACTTCATAATGACTGGGGAAGCTTAGCCCCTAGTCTCCAGGGCAGAATTGTAAAAGGTGGAAGACTGTTCCACTTCTGAGAGCCTCACGCCTGCATTCAGCATCCTGGGTTACAAGCGATGGAAAGCAGCTCTGACTTTCTTAAGCAAAAGGGATCGTATCGGGGGCAGCTGGATGCCCAGAGCAAGGAGGGGTGGCAGCTGGGGCCTGGCGGGCTGCGGCCTCGGGGGTTGAGTGCATGAGGAGAAGACCAGGCAGGAGGTGGGCGGGGCCAAGTTGAGAAGGTTCTGGATCGGCTGGCCAGGGAGGTTGGTGGTGCCCACAGGCTGGGTCCGTGACCTGGAGGGCGTTTATCCTCTGGGAGGGGACCTGGCAGCCCACGTGGAGGGAACAGAGAGGGAAGGGGCGTGCCAGCAGAGCCCCCAGAGCCCCCTTTGCCCCAGGAATGGTGGGGTGAGGGTGTAGGATCAGGAGGCTCCCCCCGTCCCAACGTGCGCATACTTACTGCAGTTCCTCAGGCCCAGTCATGCTTGGGTGTTTCAGTCTCAGCCCCAATGACAGCACGAGAGCAGGCAGGGGCCTTGGTGGCTAGGATGAATGTCCCAGAGACTCTGGGGTAGGAGGTCCCCTCTGCCGCGAGAGCACCACTGCTGTGACTGCCTGCTGGTCTGTGCAGGGCCGGGGGTGGCCTGTGGGGGGTGGCCGACTGTGGCTACAGGCCAAAGCTGGCTGCCACCTGTGTCAGTGGGACCTGTGAACTGAGAGGGGTGGTACACTTTTAAATGTTTGGGAAAGAATCAGGGGAAGAATGATAGTTTGTAACACATGAAAATGATATGAAACACACATCTCAGGGTTCATAAGTGCTTACATGTCTGGGGCTGCTTTCCAGCTACAAAGGCAGAGGTGAGCAGTTACAACTAAAGCCGTGTGGCCACAAAGCGGGAACGATACACTGTCCAGCCCTTTACAGGAAGTTTGCCAACCCTGGTCCATGCCATCCTTTCCGTGAACTGAGAGAGAAGGGACAGGGCAGGggattaaaatagaaatcaacgCCTGGTGTGCGCCCCAAATTTTTGTGCGTTTATTTTAACTCAGGAGGGAAGCCAGAGGGTATTTCCATGCCGAGATCCTTGGATACCTCTATTAAAGCAGAATCAATGGAAGCAGGGATGAGCTTAGCCCACTAAATCCAGGAAACGTGGGAAACATGAAAAACGCCATGTCTTACTCAGCTTGGGCTCCACTACAAAATAGCACAGTCTGGGCACTTAAACATCAGACGTTTACCTTCTCACCatctggaggctggacgtcccAGATGAAGGTGCCGGCCAATGCAGTTCTTGTGAGCGTGCTCTCCTGGCTGGTGGGTGGCcgccttctcactgtatcctcaagGGGCAGACAGCTtctggtgtctctttctcttcttacaaggacaccagccCTATCAGACTAGAGCCCCACTCTTACGACCTCGTTCCCTTTATCACCTCCTCATAGGCCTCATCTCCAAATGTAGTCActttggaggttagggcttcaacatgtgaatttgtggggggacaaacattcagcccataacattcCATGTCCTAAGTGATACCCAGACTCAAATATTTATCTATTCAGCCATCTGTTTAACCTCTAGGGTTTCTCATTTAAAGTCCCCCATGGATGGCTGGTGGATGGatgagtgtatttttttttaatttaattaattaattaatttatttatttttggctgtgttgggtcttcgtttctgtgcgagggctttctctagttgcggcgagtgggggccactcttcactgcagtacgcgggcctctcactgtcgcggcctctcttgttgcggagcacaggctctagatgtgcaggctcagtagttgtggctcacgggcccagttgctccgtggcatgtgggatcttcccagaccagggctcaaacccgtgtcccctgcattggcaggcagattctcaaccactgcaccaccagggaagcccctggatgggTGtattgacagatggatggatggtggatggatggatggatggatggatggatggttggatggggGGATGGATTGATGGGTGGAtggtgggtggatgaatggatggatggatgggggcatggatggtggatggatggatggtgtgtggatgttggatggatggattgatgggtggatggtggatgaatggatggatggatgggtggatggatggatggatgggggatGGATTGATGGGTGGACAGTGGGTggatgttggatggatggattgatgggtgggtggtgggtggatgggtggtggGTGGTTCTGTAGGTCACTATTCCCGGGGCACATTCAGGAAATGGGTCATCTGGCTCTTCTAggcacccccacctcccaccaccatCATCCAGCAGCTGCCTCAGCAGCCACTCATCGCACAgatcccccctccccaggccttccCCACTCAGCAGTCAGGAAGCGTCAAGGAAGGTAAGTGTTCATAACGAATGTTGTCACGGGTTtatgcaattctctactgaaaaAATAGTTTTGTAAGCTAGGTAGTCTTTTAGGGCCAGCTTTTGACTACTCAACTGAAGCTATGTATTTACCAACATGAAAAGAATTTCACTTTGAAAAATCCTTACTGATGGATATCCCTGAGGGAAGAAGCTTGGACTCAGATTTGAAAGAACTGTGTTCCAGCCCAACTCATCCAGTGATTAGCTTCAAAAAACCCTTGGTTAAACTGCTTTTTCTCTTTAGGTAACTTTTAAATACTTGAATTTTAGAACAGCTCTATTGAGGTGACATAGAATAAATTGCACACcgttaaagtgtacaatttgatagtATTGACACCTGTACATACCTGTGAACCCATCACTAAATCAAGGCAGTGAACACACGGCATCACCTCAGGCACCTTTTCCCGCCGTCCTACCTGCTTTGTCACTCTGCATCAGTTTGCGTCTCCTAGATTTTTGTatgagtggaatcacacagtatgcaCTCTTTCctgtgtggcttctttcactcagtggcACTGTTTTCAGACTCATCGCTCTTGTTGGGCGTAGCAAACCATGGCTCCTTGAAATTGCCCAGTGACCTTACATTGTGAGGATGGACTGGTTTGCTATCCTTTCACCTGTCGATGAACACTTGGGTCGTTTCTAGTTTTGGTCATCACCACAAAAGCTCCATGGACACTCACGTCAGGCCTGgatgtacatttttatttctcctgggtaaatatctaggactGGGACGGCTGAATCATGGCAGGTGTGTGCTTAAAACTGCCACGTGTGAGAGGTCCAGTTCCTCGACACCCTCACCTGCATGTGGTGCGGGCAGCCGTGTTAGCAGGGGTGGTAGTCGGTCGGTGGGGTTGTAGTTTGCGTTTTCCTGACGATGGGAGGTATTGAGAGTCCGAGGCAGACTTGTGTGTAGAATCACCTGACGAGTGTTCTCAACTCTGTCGCCGGCACTGAAGCACCACTGTGTACGTGCTACACGTCAGGCCTGGTCCATGGCGGCCTGCAGCTCCCCAGGGGGACCGTTCTCACCGTGACACACAGGAAGGTGGCCTGGAGGTGCAGAGAGGACAGCCCGCTGGTCTCTCCTCACCACCCTCCCTGGTTTTTCCAGATGAACTTTAGTGACTGTCAGGCTCTAGAGGTGAACCCAGCAtcccctgtgtgtgtgcgtgcgtgtgtgtgtgtgcacgcgcacgtGCGCGCAAGTGTCTGTGTGCCTTTAAAAAGTGCATTTAAAATCACTGGTAAAAATGAAACAGTCAGTAAGTAAATAGTTACTCAGAACAGTCAAGTCACGTTCCTTACCACACTCACTATACCAAAACAAATTCCAAGTGGATCAAGTATTTGAATGTAAAAATAGGGACTCTCCAGTGTACTGCAACAACCCCTTTGGAGAACTGCTGGGCTGCTTCCTATGAAGTAGATACGCGGCTTCTGGAGCTCCACTCCACCCCACTCCCCGCGACTGCTCTCCATGTCAGTTCTACCTTTTTGGAAAACTTCACAGAAAAGACACTGGTATAACGTCATACAGCAAATACATTTGAATTAACTCACCCTTTATTGTATCTCAGACTGTCCTCCTGGAATCCCTTCCTATCACCTGGGAACAAGTCTTTTACAAGGTCCTGCAGGACAGGCTTTTGAAGCTGCCTTAGTGttcactttctttttgtttcccctTGTTCTTAAACACTAGTTTTGCTGGATATTCAAGTGTAGGTTGATAGTTATTTTCTCCCAACACTTTCTAAGGACCCCGTGATAACATGGGGACCACccggataatccaagataatctccctaTCTGAAGATCCTTTTTaacaaaagttaatttaaaaaattgtggtaaaaaacacgtAACATAAAGTTGACCATCGTAACCATGTTTAAGTCGTGCTAACTATATTcaacattgttgtgcaacagatcttTAGAATTTTCCGTCGTGTAAAACTAAAACTCTGCCCCAGTGAACAgcttcccatccccctcccccagccccttgcGCCCACCAGTCTGTGTTCCACCTTCTTGATTTTGATTGGGCTACATGCCTCATAAGAGCAgaagcacacagtatttgtctttgtgtgtCTGGCTTATGTCAccgagcataatgtcctcaaggttcatccatgttgtagcctgtgtcagagcatcctgcctttttaaggctgagtaatacccCACTGTGTGGCTGGACCCCATTTTACTTATCCCTTCGTCCGTGGGCGGAGACTCTGGTCGCTTCCatcccatctcaagattcttaacttcGTCACATCTGCAAGTCCCTTTCGCTGTGTAACGGAACACATTCGCAGGTTCTGGGATCAGGATGTGGGCATCGCTGGGGCCATTCTTTAGCCACCACGCTATTCAGTCCCTCAGACTGTGGGCCCATTTGGGGGGTTGGGCGTTCCGTTTCTGCGCAGCTGGGCTGTTGCCGCAGTGCTTCTCTGCGTGCCTTCTGGTGAATGGACGTGCTCGTGTCTGTGGGGCACACACCCGGGGATGGGATGGCTGCTTAGGAAATACTgccagacagttttccaaagtgcctGGACCCATGTGCACCCCACGGGAGGGGAGGAGAATTTTGGTTGCCCACAGCAACTTACCAACACTTGatgttttcagaatttttcattttcaccaatcTGGTGGGCAGGCCATGGTAGCTtcttctggttttaatttgcacttcaccttttcatatatttttggcCACTTGAATATGCTTTTTTGTGAAGTTCCCATTcaagtattttgcccatttttctttccgGTTTTCTGCCTCTCTGATTGATTTCtaggaattctttatgtattctaaaaATGGGTCATTTTGACATATGTATTGCAAACAGCAAGTCCTTTTTGTGGCCCTTCCACTCTCTTCATAGTGTGTGTCTCTGGATAaaaagaagttcttaattttagtgaAGTTCAGTTTTTCAGGCTTTACTCTTTATGGTTGGTACTTTTATGTCCTGTTTAAGAAGTCTTTACCCGTCAAGGTCAGGAAGacattcttctgtattttcttctgggGCTCTGTttgcctttcacatttagatGTATGATCCACCTGCaatggatttttgtgtgtgttgtgaatTAGGGATCAATGCTATTATTTTTGCCATGGATACCCTGCCCTTTATTTGACCCCCTGCCCTTTATTGAAGACTGTTTGCCCACTGCACTGACGTGTGCCCTGGTGGTGAGGCTGTAGATGTGGGTCCACTTCTCTACCCCCACATCCGCCGACCAATCTTTTCATGCGCGATTTTACTCGGGGGGCGGGGCCCTGCGGGGCTGATGGGGAGGGGGCTCCCTCTCAGAGGGCTCACTGTGGGCGGGGCTTCCCAAGCCCCGACCCACGTGGGTCTCCTCAAGGGCCTTTGCCCCCTGTGGGGCTGCCAGACTCAGCTTCTGCACTAGCAGTCTGGCTCTGgccccttccccagagccccCTGGCCCTGTGCCGACATCTGTGCCAGTCAGGgctctgcagagaaacagaaccagcagGGTGTGTAATACAGCGAGAAGGACGTGCTTTAAGGACTTGGCCCGCGTAATTGTGGAGGCTTGGCAAGTCCACGCCTGCAGGGAGGTCCGGGAGAGCGGCCAAGGGGGAGGCTGTCTGCTGCAGCCCAGCTCCAAAGCGCGCGCGggagccccagcccaggcctggaggCCCCATCTGCTTGGCTGCGAGTCTGAGTGGTCCTTAGAGGCTCACTTTCCTTCGGTGAGGCCAGCAGAGCCTGGAGGGCTACCTAATTTCCAGGGCCTAGCTGCTGTGGAAAGAAGCAACATTTATGTCCCACACTGACCAAAATTAGCGTTTCCTAGTGTCCCGAGTTGGTGAATATATTAGCTTCCTGGGGTGGCTGCGACAAAGCGCCACAAGCCGGTGGCCTAAAATGACAGGACTGTGTCTGCTCCCAGTCTGGAGGCTGAGCTCCAAACTCAAGGTGCGGCAGGTCCTGGGGAGGGGCCTTCCTGCCCCTCCACCTCCTGGGGCTCCGCCCGCCGCCTCTGCGTCTTGCCCCCTCCTCTGTCTCAGAGCTCCGTCTGCCTCTCGCTCAGGAAGACACTGGCCTTGGGTTTAGGGCTCCCCTGGCtgatttcatctcaagatccttatcatacctgcaaagacccttttccaaATCAGACCACATTCAGAGGTCCTGGGGATTAGCATGTGGATACCGTCGGGGCCACCACGCAGCCCAGCGGACGGACGAGAGGAATCCAGTGGCAAGAAGGCTCCACCGTCAGTAGGGTTCAAAACGACGCGTCTGAGCACACAGCCCGGGACCCGCAGACCCACAGGCCTCCACGCCTGCTCGTAGAGCTCTGTGTCTGCTTCACCTGCGCTCCGTTCCAGGAGCGGCCCGGTCACCGGCGGCCGGCCGTGCGTGACCCAGCCCTCCGTGCCCTCCCTCAGACATGGTGGAGATGATGCTGATGCAGAGCGCACAGATGCACCAGATCCTCATGCAGAACCTGATGCTCAGAGCCCTGCCCCCATCAGCACTCGCGCCCGCCCCCCTGCGCCTCCCCCCACAGGTAGGCTCCACACCCAAACCAAGACCAGAGGACCTGGTGGCTCTTCCTCCGGAAATCCACGCACCTCTGTAGCTCTGAAAAACACATTTCTGGCTCCAGCTCTGTGCTCCAGGTTGAAGCTCCCAAGCGCCCCCCCGTCCCACCCAGATGAGGAACGGGTTGCCCAGTTCAGGGCCCAGACAGCGGCCCCCTTGAGCCAGATGAGCTCTGCTGgagcctgccccccaccctcctgccctcctggacCCCTGCCCACCGCTGCTCTGACCCTGACCCCATCCTGAGTCAGGAACcacgtggaggggaggggagcccaggAGCAGCCGGGGGCCCGCTGAAACGCCCTGGTGTGTGTCATGCTGAGGACCCGCAGTGGGCTCGCCCCGCCGTCCTGCGAGCCAAGAGGCAGAAGCCGCCCTCTGtgtgccaccatcaccactacgCGCCCCCAGCCCCGCTGCAGGCCAGCCCCACTCCTGGCTCCCCGGCGGGTTACTCCACATGGCCCCCGGTGGTCTCCGCCActgccctccctcctgctgccagCTTCCTGCCCACCGTGTGGCACGTGGCCCGTCCCTCAGTGGCCGCCCTTGGCACGTAAGTCCGGGCTGGGCTCCGGGCCAGCCTCCTGGGCCTGCGGGGCGGGAGGACCCCAGGGCCTGGGTCGGCCCTCCTCACCCTCTGTCAGGCCTGTAGCTGCAGCAGGAGCCTGGGGAGGCCTTGCCAGCTCCCGAGGGAGGGGTGTGGCGGGGGTGGAGGTAACCCTGGCAGCCTCAGTCCTAGCTGCCACGGCTGGGTGTGGACCCCATGCCCTCCTCCCAGGGGAGCTGCCCGAGGCTTGGGTCATTTGTCCAGCCCAGCAGGGGAGGGCCCAGTATAAGCCCGGCTGTGAGGGCCCCCACGGAGCCCTGGCGGCGAGACCCACCTGAGCGTGGTGTCTGTGAGCCAGCTGCGTCCAGAGACACCCTCCTTCCTCTAGGGCTGTGTCCGACGGCGTCCTGCCCACACAGGCTCCAGGCCTGTGACCCCACCGCGGGCTCGGGTAAGCGGCAGGGCCTCGTGCTCCCCCAGGGGGTGGGCAGCCGCGGCCCTGGATGCGGGGCGGGGAGGGTCACGAGGAGACACGGCTCAGGAGCCAGGAGAGGAAAGGTCGACTGAGGTAGCCACACGAACCTTGAACCTTGAACCTTCCTGGGGGAATCGCCACGAGCAGAGTGCCACTCGTGGTGCCCGGCGGCCCAGGGCAGAGGCCCCGGCTCCTCACAGCAAGGGAGCAGCCGCAGGACATGTGCCTGGTGTGTCTGTGCGAGGGCAGAGCTGCAGGCCGGTTCACTCACGTAGCCTCTCCTCCTGAAGCCAAGCACCGGAGGCTGGGCCGAGGCAGGGCTGTCTTCCATCTGCCTCTGGCTGGATTCTCCCCACGGGACGAGTTACCTTTACTCCACTCTCTGcccctcttttattttctctggtgGAATTATGCTTCCTGGCTgctttaatataattttctcGCAAGTGTCATTTTCAAGTATTACGCGTGTTTTCATCGGCCCCTTTTGGGATAAATGGTCTCTTTCCCCAAGTTCCACTCGAGCAGGACCCCTGCTCCAGCCTTACATCTTTGGACCCTCGCAGTTGCCAGAAGGGTCGTCAGAGGAAGCGAGATGACCTTGGAATTGCCCTTTGGCTGCACACAGGCGCCCCTGGGCAGACCTCGGCCCCGTGCAGCTGCCCAGCGAGGAGAGGGCCAGGGCCTGCGTGCCTGAGTGCAGCTCGTCTCGACAGACGCCGCTGTCTTCTTAAATGTGCAGTTAAACGTCTGAGCCGATTTCCTGATTTTCAtgttgatgttttctttctttctttctcccccagCACTGCGGCCTGCGGGGGGCGGGGAATgggcaccagggaattcccattcagTTTGACGTTTTCTAACATGGCTTTTCcctttggttttatttctcaaCGTAATTATTAATTCAATAGAGGGAAGAGATTTGACAGAAGTTCACCATGTTTGGATGGTCTGGTAAATTGgaaaaactcagttttgttttcctCCCAAGTCAGGAAAGCCCCGCCTTCCCTCCTATGTCTTTCTCACCTGTGAGTGTCCTTTACTTTCACACAGAACATTTCACTTCcgtcaccaaatgtgtggggtTTCCCCACATCAAGCAGTCCTCTGTGACCCCCGCATGGGTGTCCTACAGTCCAGTTCTGACACCACCCACCGGGAGATGGTGTCGGATCCCACGGGTTAAGGGCTCAGTCACAAATCCAGGCTGCCACCTGTGTCCCCGTGGAGTGGGGTGTGTCACCCTCCTGGTATGCGGCTGTGTCTGCCGACCTGGCCCCCCCGAGCCTTATGCTGTGGGGGCTGCACGCAGG is a genomic window of Delphinus delphis chromosome 4, mDelDel1.2, whole genome shotgun sequence containing:
- the C4H21orf58 gene encoding uncharacterized protein C21orf58 homolog; the encoded protein is MLDSSVADRLTRLTLKLLEKKLKQEREDVEVDSEDPQLTPGNEDGPEAALRSALRMRKDLLQRLWEQHLLEEVSRARAWRGPDGGARGSVLPPEVPPVGVHPAVSPAPPTPDPRQITQHPAPPPPTTIIQQLPQQPLIAQIPPPQAFPTQQSGSVKEDMVEMMLMQSAQMHQILMQNLMLRALPPSALAPAPLRLPPQDPQWARPAVLRAKRQKPPSVCHHHHYAPPAPLQASPTPGSPAGYSTWPPVVSATALPPAASFLPTVWHVARPSVAALGTAVSDGVLPTQAPGL